DNA sequence from the Butyricimonas faecalis genome:
ATATATAGTATTTCCATCCGGAGACCACATCGGAAACACGTCCTGGCGCACGTTGTCGGTAATCCGTTCGGATTTTTTCGTGTTGAAATCAAACACCCGAATATCATCCGCCATTCCTCCTTGATAACGTTTCCACGCCCGGAATTCCCGGAAGATATAATTATAAGCCAATTTCTTTCCATCCGGGGAATAAGAGGCGAAACCGCCGTTCTTTAAAGGGATTTCCTCGGACATTCCCCCCTCTACCGGCACGGTGAACAGTTGCCCGGTGAAATCGTTAAAGGTGTATCTCCGGGAACGATACAGAATCCGTTTACTATCCGGAGTCCACCCGATCACCACGTTGTTCGGCCCCATGCGATCTCCCAGGTCATCTCTTTTCAGCGTGGCCGTGTATGTCAAGCGACGAGGCTCACCTCCCTCCACGGGGATGACGAATACTTCCGTGTTACCGTCATATTGCCCGGTGAAAGCGATATATTTTCCATCCGGTGAAACGCGAGGAAACATTTCGTACCCCACGTGCGAGGTCAATCTACGGGCCGTTCCTCCTTCGGCTGCAACCAGATAAAGATCCCCGGCATACGAGAATACCAACTTGTCCCCCACGCTATGCGGGAACCTTAATAACCTTGCTTCCCCGGCCTGTACCCACAAACCGGCTAACAATACACCGAATAAAAGAATAAACCTCCTCATAGTAATTGAATATTGAGAATTAAAAATTGAACATGACTTGCAGGTTTTTCAATCAAACGTCATAAAATCCCACGTCATGAAATCCGAAATCATAAATTATCCAAGAATTCTTTGATCACGCGGGGGAAATGTTCGTATTCCAAGGCATGGACTTTTGTTGCCAGGGTTTCCGGCGTGTCTCCCGGGTCGATTTCACATTTAGCCTGGAAAATGGTGGCTCCTTCATCGTAATGGTTGTTCACGTGATGAATCGTGATGCCGCTTTCCTTTTCCCCGGCAGCGATCACGGCCTCGTGTACTTTCATGCCGTACATTCCCTTCCCCCCGTATGAAGGCAACAGGGCCGGATGGATGTTGATTACCCGGTTTTGATAAGCGTCAATAATGGCATCCGGTACCTTCCACAGGAAGCCTGCCAAGACGATCAGATCAATATCCAAACGTTTCAACTCGTTTAGAACCAAGTCAGAATGAAAAAACTCTTCCCGCCCGAAAACGAATGTCGGCACGTTTAAACGTTTTGCCCGTTCCAGAACATAGGCATCGGGCTTGTTACAGAACACGATTTTTACGACATTTTCGGTGTCATTTTTAAAATAATTAATGATATTTTCAGCGTTAGAACCTGAACCAGAGGCAAATATTGCAATTTTTTTCATCCTGTAATCTATTAAAAATCAAACGCATAAAGATAAGAAAACTTTATTCATGCCAAAAAATTTTCTAGGAAAAATAAATTCTCTAACTTTGCCCCCGAACTTAGAGAGTTATGCGCGCCTCTTGTAGACGCAAGTGTGAATTTAAAAAATGTCTAATTAAAATTTAAAGTTATGTCTGACATTCAAAACAGAGTTAAAGCTATCATTGTTGATAAATTAGGAGTTGACGAAAGTGAAGTTAAACCGGAAGCTACGTTTACTAACGACTTAGGAGCTGACTCTTTGGATACGGTAGAGTTGATCATGGAACTGGAGAAAGAATTCAACATCACTATTCCGGACGATCAAGCAGAGAAAATCGCTACCGTGGGCGATGCTATTGCATACGTTGAAGCTAACGCTCAATAATTTAATATTTTATCTATGAATTTCAAACGAGTAGTAATAACTGGTCTTGGAACTATTAATCCCTTGGGTCATAACGTGGCCGAATTTTGGGAGAACTTGAAAGGTGGCGTCAGTGGCGCCGGTCCTATTACTCGTTTTGATGCATCTAAATTTCGCACACAATTCGCTTGCGAGGTTAAAAACTACGAGCCCACGGAATACTTCGACAAGAAGGAGGTCCGTAAAATGGATCTTTACAGCCAGTTTGCCCTGATTTGTTCCAGGGAAGCCGTAAAAGATGCAGGACTTGATTTCTCGCAAGAGGACAGAAAGAGAATCGGTGTAATCTGGGGTGCAGGTATCGGTGGATTGGATACGTTCTACGAGGAATGCAAAAGTTTTGCATTAGGAGACGGAACTCCCAGATTCAACCCGTTCTTTATACCCAAGATGATTGCCAACATGGGTGGAGCGATGATCGCCATAGAAGAAGGCCTAAAGGGTCCGAACTACACGACGGTTTCAGCTTGTGCTTCATCTGCACACTCGTTAGTAGATGCATTAAATCTAATCCGATTAGGTAAAGCAGACGTGATACTTGCCGGTGGATCTGAGGCGGCTATCACCCCTCCGGGTGTAGGCGGTTTCAATTCCATGAAAGCTTTATCCACTCGTAATGATGACCCGAAAACAGCATCGCGTCCTTTTGACGCTGATCGTGACGGATTCGTTATCGGCGAGGGAGGTGCTTGCTTAGTCGTGGAAGAGTATGAACATGCCGTAAAAAGAGGTGCTCACATCTATGCAGAACTCGCGGGTGGTGGAGCCAATTGCGACGCTTACCACATGACTGCACCGGATCCGGAAGGACAAGGAGCCGCCGATGTTATGTTGCTCGCGTTGGAAGACGCCGGACTAAGCCCGAAAGATGTTGATTATATCAACGTTCACGGAACGTCTACCGGACTGGGAGATGTGGCAGAACCTAAGGCCATTCAGAAAGCATTTGGTGAACACGCTTATGAACTGAATA
Encoded proteins:
- the purN gene encoding phosphoribosylglycinamide formyltransferase, which codes for MKKIAIFASGSGSNAENIINYFKNDTENVVKIVFCNKPDAYVLERAKRLNVPTFVFGREEFFHSDLVLNELKRLDIDLIVLAGFLWKVPDAIIDAYQNRVINIHPALLPSYGGKGMYGMKVHEAVIAAGEKESGITIHHVNNHYDEGATIFQAKCEIDPGDTPETLATKVHALEYEHFPRVIKEFLDNL
- a CDS encoding acyl carrier protein, which gives rise to MSDIQNRVKAIIVDKLGVDESEVKPEATFTNDLGADSLDTVELIMELEKEFNITIPDDQAEKIATVGDAIAYVEANAQ
- the fabF gene encoding beta-ketoacyl-ACP synthase II produces the protein MNFKRVVITGLGTINPLGHNVAEFWENLKGGVSGAGPITRFDASKFRTQFACEVKNYEPTEYFDKKEVRKMDLYSQFALICSREAVKDAGLDFSQEDRKRIGVIWGAGIGGLDTFYEECKSFALGDGTPRFNPFFIPKMIANMGGAMIAIEEGLKGPNYTTVSACASSAHSLVDALNLIRLGKADVILAGGSEAAITPPGVGGFNSMKALSTRNDDPKTASRPFDADRDGFVIGEGGACLVVEEYEHAVKRGAHIYAELAGGGANCDAYHMTAPDPEGQGAADVMLLALEDAGLSPKDVDYINVHGTSTGLGDVAEPKAIQKAFGEHAYELNISSTKSMTGHLLGAAGALEAIACVLAVKNNIVPPTINFSNLDPELDPKLNFTFNKAQEKEINVAISNTFGFGGHNACVVFKK